In Juglans regia cultivar Chandler chromosome 13, Walnut 2.0, whole genome shotgun sequence, the following proteins share a genomic window:
- the LOC108990527 gene encoding two-component response regulator ARR11-like isoform X1, with protein sequence MENGFSSPRNDSFPAGLRVLVVDDDPTWLKILEKMLKKCSYEVTTCGLARDALNLLRERKDGYDIVISDVNMPDMDGFKLLEHVGLEMDLPVIMMSVDGETGRVMKGVQHGACDYLLKPIRMKELRNIWQHVFRKKILEIRDIEGHESFEGIQISRNGSDLSDDGHMFCGEDMTSVKKRKDFDNKHDEKDFGDHSSAKKHRVVWSVDLHQKFVKAVNQIGFDKVGPKKILDLMNVPWLTRENVASHLQKYRLYLSRLQKESDLKASFGGIKHSDMHLKDPAGSFGLQSSINTNQNDVANGRYQFSAHKLFGQDVDVKILEGDLKGIFSEHMPDTKKTLNADNPDPQETSSQMSFDHSFASLGSEVNYEAFDCRIWSEAPKIELKREHKPLLQLEDGFSQLPPCAPEHHVKIDKLHPVPSVTSGLSLTARDVSGPIKNEPLYAEYQSNRVSHVSPKKCESFPVQSKSHMVVNHQSYESVSTAISSMKPQGFNLSCITDFDYSQRNLKASDSTLAPFNETACLLQGDFHNKYFGLPNIEFTGCNDPSFLAEIPVHWHDTLTSDYECPLDPTEYSIFDQGLFIA encoded by the exons ATGGAGAACGGCTTCTCTTCTCCTAGGAACGATTCGTTCCCAGCCGGTCTTCGCGTTCTCGTCGTTGATGACGATCCGACATGGCTCAAAATCCTCGAAAAGATGCTCAAGAAGTGCTCCTACGAGG tgACTACGTGTGGTTTGGCAAGAGATGCTCTGAACTTGCTGCGTGAAAGGAAAGACGGGTATGACATTGTAATCAGCGATGTCAACATGCCCGACATGGATGGTTTTAAGCTTCTCGAGCACGTTGGACTGGAAATGGATCTTCCTGTCATTA TGATGTCTGTTGATGGAGAGACAGGCAGGGTGATGAAAGGTGTTCAGCATGGAGCCTGTGATTATCTCCTGAAGCCAATAAGGATGAAAGAACTCCGGAATATATGGCAGCATGTcttcagaaaaaaaatacttgaaataaGGGATATTGAGGGTCATGAAAGTTTTGAAGGTATCCAAATATCAAGAAATGGATCAGATCTATCTGATGATGGGCACATGTTTTGTGGAGAAGATATGACCTCagtcaagaaaagaaaagattttgaCAACAAACATGATGAGAAAGACTTTGGTGATCATTCTTCTGCAAAGAAACATAGAGTTGTTTGGTCAGTAGATCTGCACCAGAAATTTGTCAAGGCTGTAAATCAGATTGGTTTTGATA AAGTTGGCCCCAAAAAGATACTCGATTTGATGAATGTGCCTTGGCTCACTAGAGAAAATGTTGCTAGTCACTTGCAG AAGTACCGCCTCTACTTGAGTAGATTGCAGAAAGAAAGTGATTTAAAAGCTTCTTTTGGTGGGATAAAGCACTCTGATATGCATTTGAAGGATCCTGCTGGAAGTTTTGGCCTTCAGAGTTCAATCAACACAAACCAAAATGACGTTGCCAACGGTAGGTACCAATTTTCTGCACATAAATTATTTGGTCAGGATGTGGATGTCAAAATCCTAGAAGGGGATCTGAAGGGAATTTTCTCAGAGCACATGCCAGATACCAAAAAAACCTTGAATGCTGATAATCCTGATCCTCAGGAGACGAGTTCACAGATGAGCTTCGATCATTCTTTTGCATCACTGGGATCAGAAGTAAACTATGAAGCATTTGACTGTCGCATTTGGAGTGAAGCTCCAAAAATTGAACTCAAACGAGAACATAAGCCGCTTCTTCAGTTGGAGGATGGCTTTAGCCAGCTGCCACCATGTGCTCCAGAACATCACGTCAAAATCGATAAACTACATCCAGTCCCATCCGTTACTTCCGGACTTTCTTTGACTGCAAGAGACGTAAGTGGTCCTATAAAAAATGAACCTTTGTATGCCGAGTACCAGAGCAATCGTGTGAGCCATGTCAGTCCAAAGAAATGTGAAAGTTTTCCTGTTCAATCCAAGAGCCACATGGTGGTAAATCATCAATCTTATGAGTCCGTTTCCACAGCAATATCAAGCATGAAACCACAGGGCTTCAACCTGAGTTGCATTACTGACTTCGATTATTCCCAAAGAAACCTGAAAGCAAGTGACTCAACTTTGGCGCCATTCAATGAGACAGCTTGTTTACTGCAAGGTGATTTTCATAACAAGTATTTTGGACTCCCAAATATAGAGTTTACTGGCTGCAATGATCCAAGCTTCCTTGCCGAAATTCCAGTCCACTGGCATGACACACTGACTTCTGACTACGAGTGTCCCCTTGACCCAACAGAGTATTCCATTTTCGATCAAGGTCTATTTATAGCATGA
- the LOC109014840 gene encoding small heat shock protein, chloroplastic-like → MLSSNSLCFIQYTVSRPGNSQEKTIKMSQAVSNLSLSLPLPFRKAGNSSKPPCPALPHLFKPIGGRGPSPNGIRAIAGETRDNLDHLQRANKPQQSNPKKRAAPVAPIGLWDRFPTARTMQQMMETMDRMMEDPFTYSGGWPEPLPSGRGGYSRGRTPWEIKEGESEYKMRFDMPGMTKEDVKVWVEEKMLIVKAEKVPKKQQAERQENGEEEDQDWSAKSYGRYSSRIALPENIQFEKIKAEVKDGVLYITIPKASSPGKVLDINVQ, encoded by the exons ATGCTCTCATCAAATTCCCTTTGCTTCATTCAATATACAGTTTCTCGTCCAGGAAACTCTCAagaaaaaacgataaaaatgtCTCAAGCCGTCTCGAATTTGAGCCTCTCTCTGCCTCTGCCATTTAGAAAGGCCGGTAATTCTTCAAAGCCTCCATGCCCAGCTCTCCCACACTTGTTCAAACCAATTGGCGGCAGAGGTCCGAGTCCAAACGGTATCAGGGCCATCGCAGGGGAGACCAGAGACAACCTCGACCACTTGCAGAGGGCCAACAAACCCCAACAATCCAACCCCAAGAAGCGAGCTGCCCCAGTTGCACCCATAG GGTTGTGGGACCGCTTTCCAACGGCAAGAACGATGCAGCAAATGATGGAGACGATGGACAGGATGATGGAGGATCCGTTTACATACTCGGGTGGGTGGCCCGAGCCGTTGCCGAGCGGTAGAGGAGGGTACAGCAGGGGAAGGACGCCATGGGAGATAAAAGAAGGTGAGAGTGAGTACAAGATGAGGTTTGACATGCCTGGGATGACCAAGGAGGATGTGAAGGTGTGGGTGGAGGAGAAAATGCTGATCGTAAAGGCTGAGAAGGTGCCCAAGAAGCAGCAGGCCGAACGTCaggaaaatggagaggaagaagaCCAGGATTGGTCTGCCAAGAGCTACGGCAGGTATAGCAGTAGGATTGCTTTGCCGGAAAATATTCAGTTCGAGAAGATTAAGGCGGAGGTGAAAGATGGGGTTTTGTACATAACTATTCCTAAGGCGAGCAGCCCTGGGAAAGTTTTGGACATCAATGTTCAATGA
- the LOC108990527 gene encoding two-component response regulator ARR11-like isoform X2 yields the protein MENGFSSPRNDSFPAGLRVLVVDDDPTWLKILEKMLKKCSYEVTTCGLARDALNLLRERKDGYDIVISDVNMPDMDGFKLLEHVGLEMDLPVIMMSVDGETGRVMKGVQHGACDYLLKPIRMKELRNIWQHVFRKKILEIRDIEGHESFEGIQISRNGSDLSDDGHMFCGEDMTSVKKRKDFDNKHDEKDFGDHSSAKKHRVVWSVDLHQKFVKAVNQIGFDKVGPKKILDLMNVPWLTRENVASHLQKYRLYLSRLQKESDLKASFGGIKHSDMHLKDPAGSFGLQSSINTNQNDVANEHMPDTKKTLNADNPDPQETSSQMSFDHSFASLGSEVNYEAFDCRIWSEAPKIELKREHKPLLQLEDGFSQLPPCAPEHHVKIDKLHPVPSVTSGLSLTARDVSGPIKNEPLYAEYQSNRVSHVSPKKCESFPVQSKSHMVVNHQSYESVSTAISSMKPQGFNLSCITDFDYSQRNLKASDSTLAPFNETACLLQGDFHNKYFGLPNIEFTGCNDPSFLAEIPVHWHDTLTSDYECPLDPTEYSIFDQGLFIA from the exons ATGGAGAACGGCTTCTCTTCTCCTAGGAACGATTCGTTCCCAGCCGGTCTTCGCGTTCTCGTCGTTGATGACGATCCGACATGGCTCAAAATCCTCGAAAAGATGCTCAAGAAGTGCTCCTACGAGG tgACTACGTGTGGTTTGGCAAGAGATGCTCTGAACTTGCTGCGTGAAAGGAAAGACGGGTATGACATTGTAATCAGCGATGTCAACATGCCCGACATGGATGGTTTTAAGCTTCTCGAGCACGTTGGACTGGAAATGGATCTTCCTGTCATTA TGATGTCTGTTGATGGAGAGACAGGCAGGGTGATGAAAGGTGTTCAGCATGGAGCCTGTGATTATCTCCTGAAGCCAATAAGGATGAAAGAACTCCGGAATATATGGCAGCATGTcttcagaaaaaaaatacttgaaataaGGGATATTGAGGGTCATGAAAGTTTTGAAGGTATCCAAATATCAAGAAATGGATCAGATCTATCTGATGATGGGCACATGTTTTGTGGAGAAGATATGACCTCagtcaagaaaagaaaagattttgaCAACAAACATGATGAGAAAGACTTTGGTGATCATTCTTCTGCAAAGAAACATAGAGTTGTTTGGTCAGTAGATCTGCACCAGAAATTTGTCAAGGCTGTAAATCAGATTGGTTTTGATA AAGTTGGCCCCAAAAAGATACTCGATTTGATGAATGTGCCTTGGCTCACTAGAGAAAATGTTGCTAGTCACTTGCAG AAGTACCGCCTCTACTTGAGTAGATTGCAGAAAGAAAGTGATTTAAAAGCTTCTTTTGGTGGGATAAAGCACTCTGATATGCATTTGAAGGATCCTGCTGGAAGTTTTGGCCTTCAGAGTTCAATCAACACAAACCAAAATGACGTTGCCAACG AGCACATGCCAGATACCAAAAAAACCTTGAATGCTGATAATCCTGATCCTCAGGAGACGAGTTCACAGATGAGCTTCGATCATTCTTTTGCATCACTGGGATCAGAAGTAAACTATGAAGCATTTGACTGTCGCATTTGGAGTGAAGCTCCAAAAATTGAACTCAAACGAGAACATAAGCCGCTTCTTCAGTTGGAGGATGGCTTTAGCCAGCTGCCACCATGTGCTCCAGAACATCACGTCAAAATCGATAAACTACATCCAGTCCCATCCGTTACTTCCGGACTTTCTTTGACTGCAAGAGACGTAAGTGGTCCTATAAAAAATGAACCTTTGTATGCCGAGTACCAGAGCAATCGTGTGAGCCATGTCAGTCCAAAGAAATGTGAAAGTTTTCCTGTTCAATCCAAGAGCCACATGGTGGTAAATCATCAATCTTATGAGTCCGTTTCCACAGCAATATCAAGCATGAAACCACAGGGCTTCAACCTGAGTTGCATTACTGACTTCGATTATTCCCAAAGAAACCTGAAAGCAAGTGACTCAACTTTGGCGCCATTCAATGAGACAGCTTGTTTACTGCAAGGTGATTTTCATAACAAGTATTTTGGACTCCCAAATATAGAGTTTACTGGCTGCAATGATCCAAGCTTCCTTGCCGAAATTCCAGTCCACTGGCATGACACACTGACTTCTGACTACGAGTGTCCCCTTGACCCAACAGAGTATTCCATTTTCGATCAAGGTCTATTTATAGCATGA
- the LOC108990528 gene encoding protein WVD2-like 7 isoform X1: MGESATCLVRSFSHPSHGSSEAKECDPIRALGESISFGRFMSESLAWEKRSTFSHNPYLEEVEKFSKPGSVAQKKAYFEAHYKKKAAERAAALIEEANTTARNVSESQGMDKLHEDSFMDSASVKADSLKAIDEPHGDDTPNTAVGYSASANGDNPYVGVLETKKVEAADAVIQEGINLVEISDQTEKVEDYQKIVASQKEKKLDKDAVCKEILPSPSKKRQGNFSQKLSTKSRASKLPVSPSEQMISMQSINGNYTSENSKKVAGDLVDKKRLSLKSLHMSINFASRTCKTSKTTTPVSQKVQSKRTNATLFNTFGHDSSISIRTMTSASVNKLMKERSVKPQSEDRSTRTLLSNSVSAGITEDQKGQSLSIDRSNSSSVSRSKARSPTISFPFTFRSQERAAKRKEFFQKLEEQINTKEAEKWKQQTMPKEKAHFDIKKLRQTTEFKAKLHEDSNLGSQSPSSPLKKSPRTKPQSLKLGRNPVQSKVQDSSSRPPLKPSGRNVRSNQVTEKVDQSTSRSIILLTKKAARENASPNIQH; this comes from the exons ATGGGTGAGTCTGCCACGTGCCTTGTGAGGTCGTTCTCTCACCCTTCTCATGGTTCTAGTGAAGCCAAAGAG TGTGACCCAATTCGTGCTCTAGGAGAATCGATCTCGTTTGGGAGGTTTATGTCCGAATCCTTGGCCTGGGAGAAACGTTCAACCTTCTCTCACAATCCTTACTTGGAAGAAGTGGAGAAGTTTTCTAAGCCAGGTTCTGTTGCTCAGAAAAAAGCTTATTTTGAAGctcattacaagaaaaaggCTGCAGAGAGAGCGGCAGCATTGATTGAGGAAGCTAATACAACCGCTCGTAATGTCTCTGAGTCACAAGGTATGGACAAACTCCATGAGGATTCGTTCATGGATTCGGCATCGGTGAAAGCAGACAGCCTCAAGGCTATCGATGAACCGCATGGGGATGATACCCCTAATACAGCAGTAGGTTATTCTGCCTCTGCGAATGGGGATAATCCTTATGTTGGAGTATTGGAAACTAAGAAGGTGGAAGCAGCTGATGCTGTAATCCAAGAAGGCATTAATCTGGTTGAAATTTCAGACCAAactgaaaaagttgaagactACCAGAAGATTGTGGCCTCgcaaaaagagaagaaactCGATAAG GATGCTGTCTGCAAGGAGATTCTCCCTTCACCAAGCAAGAAAAGACAAGGGAATTTTTCTCAGAAGTTGTCAACCAAAAGTAGAGCATCCAAGCTCCCAGTCTCTCCTTCGGAACAAATGATTTCTATGCAATCCATAAATGGAAATTATACATCTGAGAATAGCAAGAAGGTGGCAGGAGACCTAGTTGACAAAAAGAGATTAAGTTTAAAATCACTTCACATGTCAATCAATTTTGCTTCACGTACCTGCAAAACCAGTAAAACTACAACTCCAGTTTCTCAAAAGGTGCAAAGCAAGAGAACTAATGCAACTTTGTTCAATACATTTGGACATGATAGTTCAATTTCCATACGAACTATGACTAGC GCATCTGTTAATAAGTTAATGAAGGAACGTTCAGTAAAGCCCCAGTCAGAAGATCGAAG CACTAGAACACTACTCAGCAATTCAGTTTCTGCAGGAATAACAGAGGATCAGAAAGGGCAGTCCCTCTCTATTGA CCGCTCAAATTCTTCAAGTGTCAGTAGAAGCAAAGCACGATCTCCTACTATATCTTTTCCCTTCACTTTCAGGAGTCAAGAAAGAGCAGCAAAGCGTAAAGAG TTCTTTCAAAAGCTAGAAGAACAAATAAACACCAAGGAGGCCGAAAAATGGAAGCAACAGACAATGCCTAAG GAAAAGGCACATTTTGACATTAAAAAATTGCGACAGACAACTGAATTCAAAGCCAAACTGCATGAAGATTCAAATCTTGGATCACAATCTCCAAGTAGTCCCCTGAAGAAG AGTCCAAGAACAAAGCCTCAATCACTGAAACTTGGAAGAAACCCAGTTCAGAGCAAAGTTCAGGACTCAAGCTCTCGACCTCCTCTTAAGCCTTCAGGCAGAAATGTACGCTCTAACCAAGTGACGGAAAAAGTTGATCAAAGCACAAGTCGTTCTATCATTTTACTAACAAAGAAGGCGGCGCGTGAGAATGCTTCTCCCAATATTCAGCATTAA
- the LOC108981149 gene encoding E3 ubiquitin-protein ligase AIRP2-like: MWQKQSKRSCFRESLKALEADIQHANTLAAALPRDYCGDSIQLRLSYSPFAPFLLYLIEWMDYSCTDTLPSYLGLLEILIYKVYVDGMPTMSSKERKATLREFYAVIYPSLRQLEGEFIELPDDTVTSQSTEVSTRKRVEGRRKVSDNDDLERDEECGICMENCTRMLLPGCGHAMCHSCFHDWNARSQSCPFCRGSLKQVNSKDLWVLISNNDVIDVISLAKENLRRFYLYMENLPLRMPDTHLVVYDYML; the protein is encoded by the exons atgtGGCAGAAACAGTCCAAAAGATCTTGTTTCAGAGAATCTCTCAAAGCTCTTGAAGCCGATATACAACATGCCAACACCCT GGCAGCTGCTCTTCCAAGAGACTATTGTGGAGATAGTATCCAGCTGAGATTGTCCTACAGCCCCTTTGCTCCCTTTCTTCTTTATTTGATCGAATGGATGGATTATAGTTGTACAGATACCCTCCCCAGTTACTTAGGGCTTCTCGAGATACTAATATACAAG GTATATGTTGATGGAATGCCAACGATGTCctcaaaagaaaggaaagctacTCTACGGGAGTTTTATg CTGTGATATACCCATCTCTTAGGCAACTTGAAGGCGAGTTTATTGAATTGCCAGATGATACCGTGACAAGCCAATCCACAGAAGTTTCAACCAGAAAGAGGGTGGAAGGAAGGAGGAAGGTTTCTGATAATGATGATCTTGAGAGAGACGAAGAATGCGGGATATGCATGGAAAATTGCACAAGGATGTTATTGCCTGGCTGTGGGCATGCTATGTGCCACAGCTGCTTCCATGACTG GAATGCGCGGTCTCAGTCCTGCCCTTTTTGTCGCGGCAGCCTGAAGCAAGTTAACTCTAAAGATTTATGGGTTCTTATTAGCAACAATGATGTGATTGATGTCATTAGCCTTGCAAAGGAGAACTTGAGGCGTTTCTACCTTTATATGGAAAACCTGCCTCTTCGTATGCCTGACACTCATCTGGTCGTGTATGATTACATGCTCTGA
- the LOC108990528 gene encoding protein WVD2-like 7 isoform X2 translates to MGESATCLVRSFSHPSHGSSEAKECDPIRALGESISFGRFMSESLAWEKRSTFSHNPYLEEVEKFSKPGSVAQKKAYFEAHYKKKAAERAAALIEEANTTARNVSESQGMDKLHEDSFMDSASVKADSLKAIDEPHGDDTPNTAVGYSASANGDNPYVGVLETKKVEAADAVIQEGINLVEISDQTEKVEDYQKIVASQKEKKLDKDAVCKEILPSPSKKRQGNFSQKLSTKSRASKLPVSPSEQMISMQSINGNYTSENSKKVAGDLVDKKRLSLKSLHMSINFASRTCKTSKTTTPVSQKASVNKLMKERSVKPQSEDRSTRTLLSNSVSAGITEDQKGQSLSIDRSNSSSVSRSKARSPTISFPFTFRSQERAAKRKEFFQKLEEQINTKEAEKWKQQTMPKEKAHFDIKKLRQTTEFKAKLHEDSNLGSQSPSSPLKKSPRTKPQSLKLGRNPVQSKVQDSSSRPPLKPSGRNVRSNQVTEKVDQSTSRSIILLTKKAARENASPNIQH, encoded by the exons ATGGGTGAGTCTGCCACGTGCCTTGTGAGGTCGTTCTCTCACCCTTCTCATGGTTCTAGTGAAGCCAAAGAG TGTGACCCAATTCGTGCTCTAGGAGAATCGATCTCGTTTGGGAGGTTTATGTCCGAATCCTTGGCCTGGGAGAAACGTTCAACCTTCTCTCACAATCCTTACTTGGAAGAAGTGGAGAAGTTTTCTAAGCCAGGTTCTGTTGCTCAGAAAAAAGCTTATTTTGAAGctcattacaagaaaaaggCTGCAGAGAGAGCGGCAGCATTGATTGAGGAAGCTAATACAACCGCTCGTAATGTCTCTGAGTCACAAGGTATGGACAAACTCCATGAGGATTCGTTCATGGATTCGGCATCGGTGAAAGCAGACAGCCTCAAGGCTATCGATGAACCGCATGGGGATGATACCCCTAATACAGCAGTAGGTTATTCTGCCTCTGCGAATGGGGATAATCCTTATGTTGGAGTATTGGAAACTAAGAAGGTGGAAGCAGCTGATGCTGTAATCCAAGAAGGCATTAATCTGGTTGAAATTTCAGACCAAactgaaaaagttgaagactACCAGAAGATTGTGGCCTCgcaaaaagagaagaaactCGATAAG GATGCTGTCTGCAAGGAGATTCTCCCTTCACCAAGCAAGAAAAGACAAGGGAATTTTTCTCAGAAGTTGTCAACCAAAAGTAGAGCATCCAAGCTCCCAGTCTCTCCTTCGGAACAAATGATTTCTATGCAATCCATAAATGGAAATTATACATCTGAGAATAGCAAGAAGGTGGCAGGAGACCTAGTTGACAAAAAGAGATTAAGTTTAAAATCACTTCACATGTCAATCAATTTTGCTTCACGTACCTGCAAAACCAGTAAAACTACAACTCCAGTTTCTCAAAAG GCATCTGTTAATAAGTTAATGAAGGAACGTTCAGTAAAGCCCCAGTCAGAAGATCGAAG CACTAGAACACTACTCAGCAATTCAGTTTCTGCAGGAATAACAGAGGATCAGAAAGGGCAGTCCCTCTCTATTGA CCGCTCAAATTCTTCAAGTGTCAGTAGAAGCAAAGCACGATCTCCTACTATATCTTTTCCCTTCACTTTCAGGAGTCAAGAAAGAGCAGCAAAGCGTAAAGAG TTCTTTCAAAAGCTAGAAGAACAAATAAACACCAAGGAGGCCGAAAAATGGAAGCAACAGACAATGCCTAAG GAAAAGGCACATTTTGACATTAAAAAATTGCGACAGACAACTGAATTCAAAGCCAAACTGCATGAAGATTCAAATCTTGGATCACAATCTCCAAGTAGTCCCCTGAAGAAG AGTCCAAGAACAAAGCCTCAATCACTGAAACTTGGAAGAAACCCAGTTCAGAGCAAAGTTCAGGACTCAAGCTCTCGACCTCCTCTTAAGCCTTCAGGCAGAAATGTACGCTCTAACCAAGTGACGGAAAAAGTTGATCAAAGCACAAGTCGTTCTATCATTTTACTAACAAAGAAGGCGGCGCGTGAGAATGCTTCTCCCAATATTCAGCATTAA